In Yersinia enterocolitica subsp. enterocolitica, one DNA window encodes the following:
- a CDS encoding DNA topoisomerase III: MRLFIAEKPSLARAIADILPKPHRRGDGFIACGSDNMVTWCVGHLLEQAQPDAYDSRYARWSLADLPIIPEKWRLQPRPSVSKQLNVIKQLLQQADEVIHAGDPDREGQLLVDEVLDYLDLAAEKRQNVRRCLINDLNPQAVERAVERLRYNREFIPLCVSALARARADWLYGINMTRAYTILGRNAGYDGVLSVGRVQTPVLGLVVRRDEEIEDFVAKDFFEVKAHIVTPADERFIALWQPSDSCESYQDEEGRLLHRPLAEHVVNRIAGQPALVTSYNDKRESETAPLPFSLSTLQIEAAKRFGLSAQQVLDICQRLYETHKLITYPRSDCRYLPEEHFAGRHSVLNAISIHQADLLPLDVMDSDRRNRCWDDKKVDAHHAIIPTARASKVNLTTDESKVYRLVAQQYLMQFCPDAQFRKCVIELDIAGGKFIAKARFLAEAGWRTLLGSKERDEENEGAPLPVVEKGAELLCERGEVVERQTQPPRPFTDASLLSAMTGIARFVQDKELKKVLRATDGLGTEATRAGIIELLFKRTFLFKKGRYIHASPAGRALIHALPDIAARPDMTAHWESTLTQISEKNCRYQDFMQPLVATLQDLISQAKQNRSPQVFRGLPAAPSGAIKKRKKTPSKTKENKS; encoded by the coding sequence ATGCGACTTTTTATTGCCGAAAAACCGAGTCTGGCACGGGCGATAGCCGATATCTTGCCAAAGCCGCATCGACGGGGTGATGGATTCATTGCCTGTGGTAGTGACAACATGGTGACCTGGTGTGTGGGCCACTTGTTGGAACAAGCTCAACCTGATGCTTACGATAGCCGTTATGCGCGTTGGTCACTGGCAGATTTACCGATAATTCCTGAAAAATGGCGATTACAGCCACGCCCTTCAGTGAGCAAACAATTGAATGTTATCAAACAGTTGTTACAACAAGCTGATGAGGTCATTCATGCAGGAGACCCTGACCGTGAAGGGCAACTTTTGGTTGATGAGGTATTGGATTACCTCGATTTGGCGGCAGAGAAGCGGCAAAACGTCCGGCGTTGTTTGATTAATGACTTAAACCCGCAAGCGGTTGAGCGCGCCGTGGAGCGCCTGCGTTATAACCGTGAGTTTATCCCGCTATGTGTCTCAGCATTGGCGCGAGCCAGAGCCGACTGGTTATATGGCATCAATATGACTCGAGCCTATACCATTCTTGGGCGTAATGCGGGCTATGATGGCGTGTTGTCGGTCGGTCGGGTGCAAACGCCGGTGTTAGGGCTGGTGGTGCGCCGCGATGAAGAAATAGAAGATTTTGTTGCCAAAGATTTTTTTGAAGTTAAAGCCCATATCGTCACGCCTGCTGATGAGCGCTTTATTGCACTATGGCAGCCGAGTGATTCTTGTGAGTCCTATCAGGATGAAGAAGGGCGCTTGTTACACCGGCCACTGGCAGAACACGTGGTTAATCGTATTGCGGGTCAACCTGCACTTGTTACCTCCTATAATGATAAACGGGAATCAGAAACAGCCCCGTTGCCATTCTCGCTATCTACCTTGCAGATTGAAGCCGCCAAACGATTTGGGCTAAGTGCGCAGCAAGTGCTGGATATTTGCCAGCGATTATATGAAACGCACAAATTGATTACGTATCCGCGTTCGGATTGCCGATATCTACCAGAAGAGCATTTCGCAGGGCGTCATTCGGTACTCAATGCCATTAGTATCCATCAGGCTGATCTTTTACCGCTGGATGTGATGGACAGTGATAGGCGCAACCGCTGTTGGGATGATAAAAAAGTCGATGCCCACCACGCCATTATCCCGACGGCGCGGGCCAGTAAAGTGAATTTAACAACCGATGAGAGCAAGGTTTATCGCTTAGTCGCGCAGCAATATCTGATGCAATTTTGTCCTGACGCGCAGTTTCGTAAATGTGTTATTGAGCTGGATATTGCCGGTGGTAAGTTTATTGCTAAAGCCCGTTTTCTGGCCGAAGCGGGTTGGCGTACCTTGCTTGGAAGTAAAGAGCGAGATGAAGAGAATGAAGGCGCGCCACTGCCAGTGGTTGAGAAGGGGGCCGAGTTGTTGTGTGAGCGCGGTGAAGTTGTGGAGCGTCAAACTCAGCCGCCCCGGCCATTTACTGATGCGAGTTTATTATCAGCCATGACCGGTATTGCCCGTTTTGTGCAAGATAAAGAGCTGAAGAAAGTGTTACGTGCAACTGATGGTTTGGGGACTGAAGCAACACGAGCCGGAATTATTGAGTTATTGTTTAAACGGACTTTTTTGTTTAAAAAAGGCCGGTACATCCATGCCAGCCCAGCAGGAAGAGCATTGATTCATGCATTGCCTGATATTGCCGCACGGCCGGATATGACGGCGCACTGGGAGTCTACGCTGACACAAATCAGTGAGAAAAACTGTCGCTATCAGGATTTTATGCAACCGCTGGTGGCTACATTGCAGGATTTAATCAGTCAGGCAAAGCAAAATCGGTCACCTCAGGTCTTTCGTGGATTGCCAGCAGCCCCATCTGGGGCGATAAAAAAACGTAAGAAAACGCCATCCAAAACCAAGGAGAATAAGTCATGA
- a CDS encoding DUF1496 domain-containing protein, translated as MRTWVMLGCIGFATLISGQVLANRSNVDVVVPLPPEVWNNSSNRNTNNNPCTRCCIYQNQNYSEGAVLRVEGEVLQCVRDPNVVGTNPLIWKRLTR; from the coding sequence ATGAGAACATGGGTAATGCTGGGATGTATTGGTTTTGCCACACTTATTTCCGGTCAGGTTTTGGCAAACAGGAGTAATGTTGATGTCGTTGTTCCTTTGCCTCCAGAGGTCTGGAATAACTCATCAAATCGCAATACCAACAATAATCCTTGCACACGCTGCTGCATTTACCAAAATCAAAATTACTCGGAAGGTGCAGTGTTGCGGGTTGAAGGTGAAGTTTTGCAATGTGTGCGTGATCCCAACGTGGTTGGGACTAATCCACTTATCTGGAAAAGATTAACCAGATAA
- a CDS encoding pyrimidine (deoxy)nucleoside triphosphate diphosphatase, whose translation MIDVVAAIIERNGKLLLAQRDSHRDQAGLWEFPGGKVEAGESQPQALMRELAEELNIDAIIGQYIATNQWNSQQRIIRLHAWHIENFSGEPVLHCHSALAWLTPEDAYRYPLAPADIPLLDAFIEQKR comes from the coding sequence ATGATTGATGTTGTTGCGGCAATTATAGAACGAAACGGTAAGCTTTTATTGGCACAACGGGATTCACATCGCGATCAGGCAGGTTTGTGGGAATTCCCTGGGGGCAAAGTCGAAGCTGGAGAGAGTCAACCGCAAGCATTGATGCGTGAACTTGCCGAAGAATTAAATATTGATGCAATAATAGGCCAATATATTGCTACCAATCAATGGAACTCGCAGCAACGCATCATCCGGTTACACGCCTGGCATATTGAAAACTTCAGTGGTGAGCCGGTACTGCATTGTCACTCGGCTCTGGCGTGGCTAACACCAGAGGATGCTTATCGCTACCCTCTGGCCCCCGCTGACATCCCGTTATTAGATGCTTTTATCGAACAAAAACGGTAG
- the xthA gene encoding exodeoxyribonuclease III: MKFVSFNINGLRARPHQLAAIIEQHQPDVIGLQETKVHDDMFPLEEVSQHGYHVFYHGQKGHYGVALLTKNEPLAIRRGFPTDEEDAQRRIIMADIATPQGPLTVINGYFPQGESRDHPIKFPAKERFYADLQQYLEQQLSADAQVLIMGDLNISPTDLDIGIGEDSRKRWLRTGKCSFLPEERAWLERLQNWGLVDTFRAANPDCNDQFSWFDYRSRGFDENRGLRIDLLLASRPLAARCIATGIDYDIRSMEKPSDHAPVWSEFAL, encoded by the coding sequence ATGAAGTTTGTCTCTTTTAATATCAATGGCCTACGTGCTCGACCTCATCAACTGGCTGCAATAATCGAACAACATCAACCCGATGTTATCGGGCTTCAAGAAACGAAAGTCCACGATGATATGTTCCCGCTTGAAGAGGTCAGCCAGCATGGTTATCACGTCTTTTACCATGGGCAAAAAGGGCATTATGGTGTCGCACTTTTAACCAAGAATGAACCTTTAGCAATTCGTCGGGGCTTCCCTACTGATGAAGAAGATGCGCAGCGCCGTATTATCATGGCCGACATTGCAACGCCACAAGGTCCCTTAACCGTGATTAATGGTTATTTTCCTCAAGGAGAAAGCCGTGACCACCCCATTAAGTTTCCCGCCAAAGAACGTTTTTATGCCGACTTACAACAGTATTTGGAGCAGCAACTTTCAGCTGATGCTCAGGTACTGATTATGGGTGATTTAAATATCAGCCCAACCGATCTCGATATTGGCATTGGTGAAGATAGCCGCAAGCGCTGGCTACGTACCGGTAAATGCTCATTCTTACCTGAAGAACGCGCGTGGTTAGAGCGCCTACAAAATTGGGGGTTAGTGGATACATTCCGTGCAGCAAACCCGGATTGTAATGACCAATTCTCATGGTTTGACTACCGTTCGCGTGGTTTTGACGAAAATAGAGGATTGCGCATAGATTTATTACTGGCAAGCCGACCTCTGGCCGCACGCTGTATTGCCACTGGCATCGATTACGATATTAGAAGTATGGAGAAACCCTCAGATCACGCCCCTGTGTGGTCTGAATTCGCACTCTAA
- the ytxR gene encoding LysR family transcriptional regulator YtxR, translating to MFLSRKLEAFMAVVENGSLSKAARVMNRTTPPVAKSIKDFESIIGKKLFKREKFGMSLTRDGEVLYNDLKDLYQQEKEITKKHLTGHVSNIINIYYDWGKSEKLTKLYRVAEKNNIQANIIKFHYENIDEIGDYDGNSLILSSEKVSSDRFMLLNEVPDSGFGIYGRKDILNESSDIINILHNNIWLCNPMLYRSKFVKYLEECVKKQYSKVNVRQVDNLACCLNFIYSGRYICITDSIMDDFNGDSKLDFIDLTNFQDENKLYFYKSRSHSSVLNRLIDYIKTLV from the coding sequence ATGTTTCTATCTCGTAAGTTAGAGGCCTTTATGGCCGTAGTAGAAAATGGCTCGCTGAGTAAGGCGGCAAGAGTGATGAACAGGACTACACCGCCTGTTGCGAAGTCGATAAAAGACTTCGAGAGCATAATAGGGAAAAAGTTATTCAAACGAGAAAAATTTGGCATGAGTTTAACGCGAGATGGAGAGGTTTTATATAATGATCTAAAAGATTTATATCAACAAGAAAAAGAAATCACTAAAAAACATCTCACAGGCCACGTTTCCAATATCATCAACATTTATTACGACTGGGGAAAAAGTGAAAAATTGACGAAATTATATAGAGTGGCAGAAAAAAACAATATACAGGCTAATATAATAAAGTTTCATTATGAAAATATTGATGAGATTGGAGACTATGATGGGAATTCACTTATCCTTTCATCTGAAAAAGTCAGCAGTGATAGATTTATGCTACTGAATGAAGTCCCGGATAGTGGATTTGGTATTTATGGTAGAAAAGATATACTTAATGAGAGTTCCGACATTATAAATATTCTTCATAATAATATTTGGCTGTGTAATCCGATGTTATATAGAAGTAAGTTTGTCAAATATCTGGAGGAATGTGTTAAAAAACAATATAGTAAAGTGAATGTGAGGCAGGTAGACAACCTGGCTTGTTGCTTGAATTTCATCTATTCCGGCCGGTATATCTGTATTACAGACTCTATTATGGATGATTTTAATGGCGACTCAAAATTGGATTTTATAGATTTAACAAACTTTCAAGATGAAAATAAATTGTATTTCTACAAATCAAGATCACATTCAAGTGTACTTAATAGGTTAATTGATTATATAAAGACTCTGGTGTGA
- the purU gene encoding formyltetrahydrofolate deformylase → MPHQNIQKKVLRTICPDAKGLIAKITNICYKHQLNIVQNNEFVDHLTGRFFMRTELEGIFNDTTLLADLDDALPEGTNRELHTAGRRRIVIMVTKEAHCLGDLLMKSAYGGLDVEIAAVIGNHNELQNLVERFDIPFHLISHEGLTRDQHDQRLIEQIEQYQPDYVVLAKYMRVLTPAFVQRFPYQIINIHHSFLPAFIGARPYHQAYERGVKIIGATAHYVNDSLDEGPIIMQDVIHVDHSYTAEDMMRAGRDVEKNVLSRALYRVLAQRVFVYGNRTVIL, encoded by the coding sequence ATGCCACACCAGAATATACAAAAAAAAGTGCTCCGCACTATTTGCCCTGACGCCAAAGGCTTAATCGCAAAAATTACCAATATCTGCTACAAGCACCAACTGAATATCGTGCAAAATAATGAATTCGTCGATCATCTGACTGGCCGTTTTTTCATGCGCACAGAGCTTGAGGGTATTTTTAACGATACCACCCTATTGGCTGATCTGGATGATGCATTGCCTGAAGGGACTAACCGCGAATTACATACTGCCGGACGTCGTCGCATTGTTATTATGGTAACGAAAGAAGCGCATTGCCTTGGCGACTTATTGATGAAAAGCGCCTACGGTGGTCTGGATGTAGAAATCGCAGCCGTCATCGGCAACCACAATGAACTACAAAATTTAGTCGAGCGCTTTGATATACCGTTCCATCTTATTAGTCATGAAGGTTTGACCCGAGACCAACATGATCAGCGCCTGATTGAACAAATTGAACAATACCAACCAGACTATGTTGTGTTGGCAAAATATATGCGCGTATTGACGCCAGCCTTTGTGCAACGCTTCCCATACCAGATTATTAATATCCACCACTCATTCTTACCGGCATTTATCGGCGCGCGCCCATATCATCAAGCTTATGAGCGTGGGGTGAAAATCATTGGTGCTACTGCGCATTATGTCAATGACAGCCTGGATGAAGGCCCAATCATCATGCAGGATGTCATTCATGTTGATCATTCATATACCGCCGAAGATATGATGCGTGCCGGGCGAGACGTAGAAAAAAATGTACTGAGCCGTGCGCTGTATCGAGTATTAGCACAGCGCGTTTTTGTTTACGGTAACCGTACGGTTATTCTGTAA
- a CDS encoding YchJ family protein, with translation MSEQCPCGSTLEYQRCCEPYILGTEIAAKPSILMRSRYSAYVKKNVDYLIATWHPDCNAEQWRDGIIQSFSNTTWQGLTVIAEMAGDHDNEAFVEFIARFKDANSTQVSAMHERSRFLRIKEHWYYIDGIRPSVGRNDTCPCGSGKKYKKCCGR, from the coding sequence TTGTCAGAACAGTGCCCTTGCGGCAGTACACTTGAATATCAAAGGTGTTGTGAACCTTATATTCTGGGTACCGAAATTGCGGCTAAACCGTCTATATTGATGCGTTCCCGTTATAGTGCCTACGTGAAAAAGAATGTGGATTATCTCATTGCAACCTGGCATCCCGACTGCAATGCCGAACAATGGCGCGATGGAATCATTCAAAGTTTCAGCAATACCACATGGCAGGGATTAACCGTTATTGCTGAAATGGCTGGGGATCATGATAATGAGGCTTTTGTTGAATTCATTGCCCGCTTTAAAGATGCCAATAGTACTCAGGTGAGCGCGATGCATGAACGTTCCCGCTTTCTTCGCATAAAAGAACACTGGTACTATATTGACGGAATCCGGCCATCTGTGGGTAGAAATGATACCTGCCCATGTGGTTCTGGAAAAAAATATAAGAAATGTTGCGGGCGCTAA
- a CDS encoding GNAT family N-acetyltransferase has translation MNQLDAYQSALYPYENNHTESLDSLAQIQTFVYVAKYEEGIVGCAILALPKTAYPEMKRVFVSSDYRGQGVARRLMTALLHQANALSLKKIYLDTGVYQPESIKLYQRLDFELTSQFGRYEYDPLSVYMMKSLDSGHRANHEQHA, from the coding sequence ATGAATCAATTAGATGCGTACCAATCTGCATTATACCCCTATGAAAACAATCACACGGAATCTCTCGATAGTTTGGCTCAGATACAAACATTCGTTTATGTTGCTAAATATGAAGAAGGTATAGTTGGATGCGCTATTCTGGCACTGCCCAAGACAGCGTACCCTGAAATGAAGCGTGTTTTTGTCAGCTCAGATTATCGAGGCCAGGGAGTTGCTCGACGGCTAATGACCGCGTTGCTCCATCAAGCTAATGCATTAAGTTTAAAGAAAATTTATCTTGATACGGGAGTTTATCAACCTGAGTCGATAAAATTATATCAACGATTAGATTTTGAATTAACATCTCAATTTGGCCGCTATGAATATGACCCATTAAGTGTGTATATGATGAAATCGCTAGATTCTGGCCACAGAGCAAACCATGAGCAACATGCATAA
- the rssA gene encoding patatin-like phospholipase RssA: MRQSKIGLALGAGAAKGWAHIGVINALKKMGIKIDVVAGCSVGSLVGAAYASDHLDAMERWVRSFKYWDVIRLMDFSWRRSGLLRGERVFNAVNEIIEVQDIADCVLPFGSVVTNLTTGRELWLTEGDIKQAIRASCSMPGLFSPVWFGGYWLVDGAVVNPVPISLARAMGADRVIAVDLQHDAHLIQQDILSAQEPLEDKSADISDSWRGRLRARITNLSSNSTKNAPSAMEIMSTSIQVLENRLKRNRMAGDPPDVLIQPYCPQISMLDFHRADEAIAAGQLAVEKCEEQLHHLIRHR; this comes from the coding sequence ATGAGACAAAGTAAAATTGGACTGGCACTGGGAGCAGGCGCTGCAAAAGGATGGGCACACATTGGTGTCATTAATGCGCTGAAAAAAATGGGCATCAAGATTGATGTAGTCGCCGGATGTTCAGTCGGCTCGTTGGTCGGTGCCGCCTACGCGAGTGATCACCTGGATGCAATGGAGCGCTGGGTACGCTCATTTAAATACTGGGATGTTATCCGTTTGATGGATTTTTCGTGGCGGCGCAGTGGATTATTACGTGGAGAACGGGTTTTTAATGCTGTAAATGAAATAATCGAAGTACAAGATATTGCCGATTGCGTATTACCTTTCGGGTCTGTGGTGACAAATTTAACTACCGGGCGGGAGCTATGGCTTACTGAGGGCGATATTAAGCAAGCGATCAGGGCATCGTGCAGTATGCCGGGTTTATTCTCACCTGTATGGTTTGGTGGGTATTGGTTGGTTGATGGTGCAGTAGTTAATCCGGTTCCAATCTCTTTGGCCAGAGCAATGGGAGCAGATCGGGTTATTGCGGTTGATTTGCAACATGATGCACACCTCATTCAGCAAGACATCCTTTCCGCTCAAGAGCCTCTTGAGGATAAGTCTGCGGATATATCGGATAGTTGGCGCGGGCGCTTACGGGCACGAATAACGAACTTATCCTCTAACTCGACGAAGAATGCGCCCAGTGCCATGGAAATAATGTCGACATCGATTCAAGTATTAGAAAACCGATTGAAACGTAATCGCATGGCCGGCGATCCTCCTGATGTTCTCATTCAACCTTATTGCCCACAAATATCAATGCTGGATTTTCACCGCGCGGATGAAGCCATTGCGGCGGGGCAGTTAGCCGTGGAGAAGTGCGAGGAACAATTACATCACCTGATAAGGCACAGATAG
- the rssB gene encoding two-component system response regulator RssB: protein MEKPLAGKNILVVEDETVFRSVIAGFLSSLGATIHQAENGLVALEQLKIQVPDLILCDLAMPVMGGIEFVERLLIQGMKVPILVISATDKMTDIAQVLRLGVKDVLLKPIVDLNRLREAVFACLYPALFTSHAIEESELIQDWEALRKNPYDAAQLLKQLQPPAQQTLAHCRINYRQLTMVEKPGLVLDIAALSDKDLAFYCLDVTRAGDNGILAALLLRVLFNGILQEHLAHQQHRLPQMSSLLEQLNQLLRRTHLDGQFPLLVGYYHVEYQNLILVSAGLHANVNAGKNQIQLSNGVPLGTLKTTHLNQISQRCDAWQCQVWGGGSRLRLMLSTDE from the coding sequence ATGGAAAAACCATTAGCAGGTAAAAATATTTTAGTCGTTGAGGATGAAACCGTTTTTCGCTCAGTTATTGCGGGATTCTTAAGCTCACTCGGCGCGACAATTCACCAAGCGGAAAATGGACTGGTGGCCCTGGAACAGCTAAAAATTCAGGTTCCTGACTTAATACTTTGCGATCTGGCGATGCCGGTGATGGGGGGGATTGAGTTTGTCGAGCGCTTACTGATTCAAGGAATGAAGGTTCCTATTTTAGTCATATCTGCCACCGATAAAATGACGGATATTGCTCAAGTCTTACGCCTGGGGGTAAAAGATGTTTTGCTGAAGCCGATTGTGGATTTAAATCGCTTACGTGAAGCAGTGTTTGCTTGTCTTTATCCTGCATTGTTCACCTCACATGCCATTGAAGAAAGTGAACTTATTCAAGATTGGGAGGCGCTGCGTAAAAATCCTTATGATGCCGCTCAGTTATTAAAACAGCTACAACCACCTGCTCAGCAGACTCTTGCACACTGCCGCATAAATTATCGTCAATTAACTATGGTTGAGAAACCAGGGCTGGTATTGGATATTGCCGCATTGTCAGATAAAGATTTAGCCTTTTATTGTCTGGATGTCACGCGGGCCGGAGATAACGGCATTTTGGCGGCGTTACTGTTAAGAGTGCTATTCAACGGGATTCTTCAGGAGCATTTGGCGCATCAACAACATCGTTTGCCACAGATGTCATCTTTGCTCGAACAGTTGAACCAACTCTTAAGACGTACTCATTTGGATGGACAGTTTCCTTTGTTAGTGGGTTATTACCATGTGGAGTATCAGAATCTGATACTGGTTTCTGCTGGTTTGCATGCCAATGTCAACGCGGGCAAAAATCAAATTCAACTCAGTAATGGTGTGCCTTTAGGTACGTTAAAAACAACTCATCTAAATCAAATTAGTCAGCGTTGTGATGCATGGCAGTGCCAGGTTTGGGGGGGCGGTAGTCGTTTACGCTTGATGCTTTCAACTGATGAATAG
- a CDS encoding UDP-glucose dehydrogenase family protein: protein MKVTVFGIGYVGLVQAAVLAEVGHDVLCIDIDENKVADLQNGRIAIFEPGLAPLVKENYDEGRLRFSTDAAAGVAHAAIQFIAVGTPPDEDGAADLQYVLEVASTIAKYMDTPKVIIDKSTVPVGTAEKVQQRVQALLQQRGKQITFNVVSNPEFLKEGAAVADCKRPERIVIGIDTNDNSVIDLISELYEPFNRNHDRLVIMDIRSAELTKYAANGMLATKISFMNEIANIAEGVGADIEKVRQGIGSDSRIGYHFIYSGCGYGGSCFPKDIQALIRTAEGCGYQPQLLQAVEQINHQQKFKLVEFIQQHFDSQLAGKTLALWGLAFKPNTDDMREAPSRILMEALWKAGVTIQAYDPEAMDEAQRIYGARDDLRLMGTKESALQGADALIICTEWQNFRAPDFDMIKARLKQPVIFDGRNLYDPERLNSRGFTYYGIGRGASIKRAH, encoded by the coding sequence ATGAAAGTTACGGTTTTTGGCATTGGTTATGTAGGGTTAGTTCAGGCCGCGGTATTGGCTGAAGTTGGCCATGATGTCCTGTGCATAGATATTGATGAGAACAAAGTTGCTGACCTACAGAACGGCCGTATCGCTATTTTCGAACCTGGATTAGCGCCATTGGTAAAAGAAAATTATGATGAGGGCAGACTTCGATTTTCTACAGATGCGGCAGCAGGCGTGGCACATGCTGCTATTCAATTTATTGCCGTTGGCACTCCGCCCGATGAGGACGGTGCTGCAGATCTGCAATATGTTCTTGAGGTTGCCAGTACCATTGCTAAATATATGGATACCCCGAAAGTCATTATCGATAAATCAACCGTGCCTGTAGGGACTGCGGAAAAAGTGCAACAAAGGGTACAAGCTCTTCTACAGCAACGTGGGAAGCAAATAACCTTCAATGTAGTTTCAAATCCAGAATTTTTAAAAGAGGGTGCTGCTGTAGCAGACTGTAAACGGCCTGAACGTATTGTTATTGGTATTGATACTAATGATAACAGCGTTATCGATTTAATTAGTGAGCTATACGAGCCATTTAATCGAAATCATGACCGGTTGGTAATTATGGATATTCGTAGTGCTGAGCTGACTAAATATGCAGCAAATGGCATGTTGGCAACTAAAATCAGTTTTATGAATGAGATTGCTAATATCGCTGAAGGCGTTGGTGCTGATATCGAAAAAGTGCGGCAAGGCATTGGTTCTGATTCTCGCATTGGCTACCATTTTATTTATTCCGGTTGTGGTTATGGCGGTTCTTGTTTCCCCAAAGATATTCAGGCGTTAATTCGTACAGCGGAAGGTTGTGGCTATCAGCCTCAACTGTTGCAGGCTGTTGAGCAAATCAATCATCAGCAGAAGTTTAAGTTGGTCGAATTTATTCAGCAGCATTTTGACTCACAACTGGCTGGGAAAACATTGGCTCTTTGGGGATTAGCATTTAAACCCAACACTGATGATATGCGAGAGGCCCCAAGCCGTATTTTAATGGAGGCGTTGTGGAAGGCAGGGGTAACTATTCAAGCTTATGATCCAGAGGCGATGGATGAAGCACAGCGAATTTATGGTGCCAGGGATGATTTAAGATTAATGGGTACAAAGGAGTCAGCATTACAAGGTGCTGATGCTTTAATTATTTGTACTGAATGGCAGAATTTTAGAGCACCTGATTTTGATATGATCAAGGCTCGCCTCAAGCAGCCGGTTATTTTTGATGGGCGTAATTTGTACGATCCCGAACGCTTAAATAGCCGAGGTTTTACTTATTACGGGATTGGCCGTGGTGCTTCGATTAAACGTGCGCATTAA
- the hns gene encoding histone-like nucleoid-structuring protein H-NS: MSEALKILNNIRTLRAQARECTLETLEEMLEKLEVVVNERREEDSQAQAEIEERTRKLQQYREMLIADGIDPNELLNAMAVTKAAATKSKRAARPAKYKYIDENGETKTWTGQGRTPAVIKKAIEEQGKSLDDFLL; this comes from the coding sequence ATGAGCGAAGCGTTAAAGATTCTTAACAATATCCGTACTCTGCGTGCACAAGCACGTGAATGCACTCTTGAAACATTAGAAGAAATGCTCGAGAAACTTGAAGTGGTCGTTAACGAACGCCGCGAAGAAGATTCCCAGGCACAAGCAGAAATTGAAGAACGCACACGTAAATTACAGCAATACCGTGAAATGCTGATTGCAGATGGTATTGATCCAAATGAACTGTTGAATGCTATGGCAGTTACTAAAGCCGCTGCTACTAAATCAAAACGTGCTGCACGCCCTGCTAAATATAAGTACATTGATGAAAATGGCGAAACTAAAACCTGGACCGGCCAAGGCCGTACTCCAGCAGTGATTAAGAAAGCCATTGAAGAGCAAGGTAAATCACTGGATGATTTCCTGCTGTAA
- a CDS encoding thymidine kinase: MAQLYFYYSAMNAGKSTALLQSSYNYQERGMRTLVFTAEIDNRFGVGTVSSRIGLSSQALLYNSGTSLLSIITTEHQEKPVHCILLDECQFLTKDQVQELCQVVDELHIPVLCYGLRTDFLGELFPGSKYLLSWADKLVELKTICHCGRKANMVLRLDAQGRAVHDGEQVVIGGNESYVSVCRRHYKEAIKAACLQQYP; the protein is encoded by the coding sequence ATGGCTCAACTTTATTTTTATTATTCAGCAATGAATGCAGGCAAATCCACCGCGCTATTGCAGTCTTCTTATAACTACCAAGAGCGTGGCATGCGCACGCTGGTTTTTACCGCGGAGATTGATAATCGCTTTGGGGTCGGAACGGTCAGTTCGCGTATTGGCCTATCTTCACAAGCCCTGCTTTACAATAGCGGCACATCATTATTATCTATTATCACCACAGAGCATCAGGAGAAACCAGTTCATTGTATTTTACTTGATGAGTGTCAGTTTCTGACCAAAGATCAGGTTCAGGAATTGTGCCAGGTAGTAGATGAATTACATATCCCGGTGTTGTGTTACGGCCTGCGCACTGATTTCCTCGGTGAGTTATTCCCCGGGAGTAAATACTTGTTGTCATGGGCCGACAAATTAGTCGAATTAAAGACGATTTGTCATTGTGGGCGCAAAGCAAACATGGTGTTACGTTTGGATGCACAGGGGCGAGCAGTGCACGATGGTGAACAAGTAGTCATTGGTGGGAATGAAAGCTACGTTTCGGTTTGTCGCCGCCATTATAAAGAAGCTATTAAAGCGGCTTGTCTCCAGCAATATCCTTAA